The Microvirga thermotolerans sequence ACGAGAAGCCCGATGGGCAGCGAGCCCACGTCCCCGAGGAAGAGCCGGGCGACCGGCTTGTTGAAGGGGGCGAAGCCGAGGAGCGCGCCGCAGAGGGCGAGGGCCACGAAGGTCACCAGGATCGACATCGGCAGGCCTGCCGCAGGCCCAAGAACGGCGATGGCCGCCGTCACCGGCACCATCTCGGCCACCGTGATCCAATCGAGCCCGTCCATGAAGTTGACGAGGTTCACGAACCAGACGCCGCCAAGGATGAGGATGGCCTGCTCGACGGCGAGAGGAACGACGTCCGGCAGTATTCGTAAGCCGCTTGTCACCACGACGGCGGCGACGGCTGCAACCTGAAGGACAAGGCGCAGGCCCGCCGGCAAGGGTCGAATATCGTCGACGGCACCGACGATGGCCAGGAACATCGAGGCCCCTGCAAGGATGACGAAGGCTTTGAAGAAATGCTCCGGCAAGCCCAGAACCGAGAAAGCCAGAGCCATTGTGACCAGCACAGCGCCGACAACTGCGATGCCGCCTCCCTGAGGCGTCGGGATCGTGTGGCTCGACCGCGCATTCGGTCGCGCCAGCGCATAGCGGACCAGAAGCGGCTTGAGAGCGACGATCAGGATTGCCGACAGCAAACCTGCCGACAGCATGATCGCCGAGAGAACGGCGACGGTGACGAAGGCAAAAGGATTGAACGCCACGGACAACAGAAGGCCTGCCACCACCGACGCGGCCCAAAACCCGATCAGCTTGAGGTAGTCGACGATCATCCTACGCCCCGTGATAGTCCCGGTACCAGGCCACGAAGCGGCGGACGCCCTCCTCCAGCGAGGTCGCAGGCGCGAAGCCCACGTCCCGGCGCAGGTCGGTCACGTCGGCGCGGGTCTCCAGCACGTCGCCGGGGGGCAGGGGCTTGTCGACGCGGATCGCCTTGCGGCCGAGCGCCTCCTCGATGAGGGCGACGAGGCGGTTCACCTCCTCCGGCCGGTCGTTGCCGATATTGTAGACCCGGTGGGGCGCCCCGCTCGTCGCCGGGTCCGGCGCCAGGGCGTTCCAGGACGGGTCGCCGGCGGGAATCCGCTCCACCAGCCGCACGACGCCCTCGACGATGTCGTCCACGTAGGTGAAGTCGCGCCAGACTTTTCCCGCATTGGCGACCTGGATCTCCCGCCCCTCGGCGATGGCGCGGGTGAAGGTGTAGACCGCCATGTCGGGGCGCCCCCAGGGACCGTAGACCGTGAAGAAGCGCAGGCCCGTGGCCGGGAGCCCGAAGAGGTGGGCATAGGAATGGGCCAGCATCTCGTTCGCCCGCTTCGTCGCCGCGTAGACGCTGATGGGGTGGTCGGCCGGATCGTGCTCGGAGAAGGGCAGCTTGCGGTTCGCCCCGTAGACGGAGCTCGACGAGGCATAGACCAGGTGCCCGACCCCCGCATGGCGGCAGGCCTCCAGCATGTTCATGAAGGCGACGAGGTTCGAGCGCGCGTAGGGCATGGCGTCCGCGAAGCGCACGCCCGGCTGAGCGGCGAGGTGGATCACGCGCTCGAAGCGGTGGCGGCGGAAGAGATCCTGCGTCGCCTGCGGATCGGCGAGGTCGATCCGCTCCGGCTCGAAGGCGTTGTGCGGCGTCAGGTTCGCGAACCGCGCCTCCTTGAGGCTCACGTCGTAATAGGGCGTGAAGCTGTCCACGCCCACCACCCGGTGGCCGTCCCTGAGGAGCCGCTTGGCCACGTGGAAACCGATGAAGCCGGCGGCGCCGGTCACGAGGATGGGTGCTGACATCAGGTTCTCAGGGCCCGCTTCGTGGTCGACCGTACGTGACGGGCGGCGCCCGGCCCGGAGCACCGGCCGCCGCGCTCCAGCGCACCGGGCGGAAAAGTGGACCCGACCCTCCGCCCGTTGCCCTAGACGGCGGGCACCTTAGCGGGGTTTGCCGGTTGCGCAACCGCTCCGCCCTCGCGCGGCGCGAAAGAGACGGTTTGCCGCTCGCGGGCGACGAAGGAGGAGGGCATCGCCTTCTGCATCTCGGCCTCGGCGGCCTTGAGGAAGGCGTCGTCGTGGCCGGGATAGAGGTGGAAGATGGCGAGGGACGCCACGTTCGCGGCCTTCGCCAGCGCGACGCCCTTCTCCCAGGTGGAGTGGCCCCAGCCCCGGCAGCTCGGATATTCGCTCTCGGAGAACATGCCGTCGTAGATGATCAGGTCGGCGTCGCGCACGAAGGCGAGGAGGCCGGGATCGGGCCAGGGATCGCCGTGCTCCAGGTCGCTGATGTAGCAGGCGCTGCGGCCGCCGTGCTCGAACCGGTAGCCGGTGGCGCCGCCCGGATGGTTCAGGAGATGGGTCGCGACCTTCGCCCCGTCCGGGAAGGTGAGGGTCTCGCCCGCCCGGAAGCCGCAATGCTCGAACCGGGCCGGAAGCTGCTCCAGGGTCACGGGGAAGAGCGGCGGGGCATAGAGGCGCGCAAGGGCTCCCTCGGCGCTCTCCCCGTCCATGTTGCCGCAATAGGTGCGGATCACCCGGTTGCAGCCGAGCAGGGCCGGCTTGAAGAAGGGCAGGCCGCAGACATGGTCGAGGTGGAGGTGGCTGAAGAGGAGATCGATCTCCGCCGGCGCATCGGCCCCCAGCTCGGCCCCGAGGGCGGACAGGCCGCTCCCGGCATCGACGATGAAGAGCCGGTCCCCGCACCTCACCTCGACGCAGGCCGTATGGCCGCCGAATTCGACGAAGCGCGCGCCCGACGCGCAGGTCGAGCCGCGGGTACCCCAGAATCGGACCTGGAGCGGCTCGGAGGATGCGGCACGCCTGACCATGTCAAGACAATCGCCGAACGGCGGGCC is a genomic window containing:
- a CDS encoding MraY family glycosyltransferase, producing MLSAGLLSAILIVALKPLLVRYALARPNARSSHTIPTPQGGGIAVVGAVLVTMALAFSVLGLPEHFFKAFVILAGASMFLAIVGAVDDIRPLPAGLRLVLQVAAVAAVVVTSGLRILPDVVPLAVEQAILILGGVWFVNLVNFMDGLDWITVAEMVPVTAAIAVLGPAAGLPMSILVTFVALALCGALLGFAPFNKPVARLFLGDVGSLPIGLLVGWMLLQLAGTGTIAAALLLPLYYLTDATVTLLRRLARGEKVWEAHRTHFYQKATDNGFSALAVSAHVFGLNLALAGLAAMTLVWRSAAVQAAALAAGLALVILVLRLFSRPRSKVVR
- a CDS encoding NAD-dependent epimerase/dehydratase family protein, with product MSAPILVTGAAGFIGFHVAKRLLRDGHRVVGVDSFTPYYDVSLKEARFANLTPHNAFEPERIDLADPQATQDLFRRHRFERVIHLAAQPGVRFADAMPYARSNLVAFMNMLEACRHAGVGHLVYASSSSVYGANRKLPFSEHDPADHPISVYAATKRANEMLAHSYAHLFGLPATGLRFFTVYGPWGRPDMAVYTFTRAIAEGREIQVANAGKVWRDFTYVDDIVEGVVRLVERIPAGDPSWNALAPDPATSGAPHRVYNIGNDRPEEVNRLVALIEEALGRKAIRVDKPLPPGDVLETRADVTDLRRDVGFAPATSLEEGVRRFVAWYRDYHGA
- a CDS encoding MBL fold metallo-hydrolase; translation: MVRRAASSEPLQVRFWGTRGSTCASGARFVEFGGHTACVEVRCGDRLFIVDAGSGLSALGAELGADAPAEIDLLFSHLHLDHVCGLPFFKPALLGCNRVIRTYCGNMDGESAEGALARLYAPPLFPVTLEQLPARFEHCGFRAGETLTFPDGAKVATHLLNHPGGATGYRFEHGGRSACYISDLEHGDPWPDPGLLAFVRDADLIIYDGMFSESEYPSCRGWGHSTWEKGVALAKAANVASLAIFHLYPGHDDAFLKAAEAEMQKAMPSSFVARERQTVSFAPREGGAVAQPANPAKVPAV